Proteins encoded within one genomic window of Episyrphus balteatus chromosome 1, idEpiBalt1.1, whole genome shotgun sequence:
- the LOC129905643 gene encoding uncharacterized protein LOC129905643 encodes MNNNSTLLDNSISMKLKRINQTQKHILFAAMAVNKNVLESRAGDMPSRCARKSVWKKVVAELNMAGPEKDIAQWRKVYTDLRLGMRKKWNKARHSEYILTEYERRVIEACGMIEKPGYERENSADYINNFLNFLHDEEIREDKSAGIYADYFREDNTNTNSHYYLGRPVYKGKEEIAYYEEENSNTNNSNYYVDSGDGEFITCQPDGIDLRDEYDNEDESMKYEQEPSIECISDGDEESPSRIEEYREPSVECISDDEVEELPIQEEIKIESPHPNEEPIQQTETVPRPIEIPQMPRPIPMHCSEIPSVPSASSSVHLQRRKKIKNATLKEIKKMHRNLLKESKKQTALLRKLVQGMSK; translated from the exons ATGAATAATAATTCCACTTTATTG gaTAATTCCATTTCCATGAAACTAAAACGAATAAACCAGacacaaaaacacattttatttgcCGCAATGGCAGTGAATAAAAATGTACTCGAATCTCGTGCTGGTGATATGCCTTCGCGTTGTGCGAGGAAAtctgtttggaaaaaagttgttGCCGAACTAAATATGGCTGGACCTGAAAAAGATATTGCTCAATGGAGGAAG GTTTATACTGATTTGCGCTTAGGGATGAGAAAGAAGTGGAATAAGGCACGACACTCAGAGTATATTCTGACTGAATATGAAAGACGAGTGATAGAGGCATGTGGGATGATTGAAAAGCCAGGCTATGAAAGGGAGAATAGTGCCGACTATATCAAcaattttcttaactttttacatgat gAGGAAATAAGAGAAGACAAGTCAGCAGGGATTTATGCTGACTATTTTCGAGAAGATAATACCAACACAAATTCACATTATTACCTTGGAAGGCCTGTTTACAAGGGCAAA gaaGAAATAGCTTATTATGAAGAAGAAAACAGCAACACCAACAATTCAAATTATTATGTTGATTCAGGTGACGGTGAGTTCATTACATGCCAGCCAGATGGCATAGATCTCAGAGATGAATACGACAATGAAGATGAGAGCATGAAATATGAACAAGAGCCTTCTATTGAATGCATAAGTGATGGTGATGAGGAATCACCTTCTAGAATTGAAGAATATAGAGAACCTTCTGTGGAATGTATTAGTGATGATGAAGTTGAG gAATTACCAATTCAAGaagaaatcaaaattgaaaGTCCTCATCCGAATGAAGAACCAATTCAACAAACAGAAACAGTACCAAGACCAATTGAAATACCTCAAATGCCAAGACCAATACCAATGCATTGTTCTGAAATACCCTCAGTACCATCAGCATCAAGTAGTGTACATttacaaagaagaaaaaaaattaaaaatgctacactgaaagaaattaagaaaatgcaTCGAAATTTACTTAAAGAATCTAAAAAACAAACAGCTTTATTAAGGAAACTTGTACAAGGAATGTCAAAATGA